The Streptomyces sp. HSG2 genome has a segment encoding these proteins:
- a CDS encoding response regulator transcription factor — MARVLVVEDDQFVRSALIRHLADASHIVRSVGTALEALREVTHHSFDLVVLDLGLPDLDGAEALKMLRGVTDVPVIIATARVDEAEIVRLLNDGADDYLTKPFSGEHLAARMSAVLRRTGTRGGTRPAGAILCVGALRVDPLRRRVELDGRPLDLTRREFDLLAYLASRPGVVVPRRELLAEVWQQSYGDDQTIDVHLSWLRRKLGETAARPRYLHTLRGVGVKLEPPGRESLGGAETAGDARDADPPESAEDAGASEDHEGRGGGPR, encoded by the coding sequence TCGCCGACGCCTCCCATATCGTGCGGAGCGTCGGAACCGCCCTGGAGGCGCTGCGCGAGGTGACCCACCACTCCTTCGACCTGGTCGTCCTGGACCTGGGGCTCCCCGACCTGGACGGTGCCGAGGCGCTGAAAATGCTCCGCGGCGTCACCGACGTGCCGGTGATCATCGCCACGGCCCGCGTCGACGAGGCGGAGATCGTCCGGCTGCTCAACGACGGGGCCGACGACTATCTGACCAAGCCCTTCTCCGGTGAGCACCTCGCCGCCCGGATGTCGGCGGTGTTGCGTCGCACGGGTACCCGTGGAGGAACCCGGCCCGCCGGCGCGATCCTGTGCGTCGGCGCTCTCCGGGTCGACCCCCTGCGTCGCCGGGTCGAACTCGACGGCCGCCCCCTCGACCTGACCCGCCGGGAATTCGACCTGCTGGCCTACTTGGCGAGTCGCCCCGGCGTGGTCGTCCCGCGTCGGGAACTGCTCGCGGAAGTGTGGCAGCAGAGCTACGGGGACGACCAGACCATCGACGTGCACCTCAGCTGGCTACGTCGCAAACTGGGCGAGACCGCCGCGCGGCCACGCTACCTGCACACCCTGCGGGGTGTCGGGGTGAAGTTGGAACCCCCCGGTCGGGAGTCCCTCGGGGGCGCGGAGACCGCCGGCGACGCCCGGGACGCCGATCCCCCCGAGAGCGCCGAGGACGCCGGGGCGAGTGAGGACCACGAGGGTCGGGGCGGCGGGCCACGATGA
- a CDS encoding cellulose binding domain-containing protein translates to MGNTTHRRTVSTRNKALGAVMATVVIGGATLVLTGTAQASAVGATYTRTSAWEGGYAGRYVVTNETGTARSDWTLEFDLPEGTRIGSLWNGEHTVDGSHVTVRPASWNTTLEPGTSVTVGFVTTVDGTAGDPLSCRVDGAACSADGGSEPEPTDTPTPTDSASPSPSESVPAEPADPTPTDPTSTSPAPGDTARYAPYVDTSLYPAYDLLDTAERTGVKDFNLAFVTAGAGCAPLWGGVTALEDDHVAAQIDALRAKGGDVRVSFGGAAGRELALGCASVDDLAAAYARVVDAYGLTKVDFDVEGAALPDTAANSRRARAVARLQQDHPGLDVSFTLPAMPEGLTPHGVELLADAKRQGVRVDAVNIMAMDYGPAYDGDMGEYAIQAATATQAQIKETLGLSDANAWNTVAVTPMIGVNDVAGEVFTVQDATELVEFARSRDLAWLSMWSATRDKQCPGGAKPYADATCSSIVQEPLAFTEAFAAYR, encoded by the coding sequence ATGGGCAACACCACTCACCGCCGCACGGTGAGCACCCGGAACAAGGCGCTCGGCGCCGTCATGGCGACCGTGGTGATCGGCGGTGCCACCCTCGTTCTGACGGGCACCGCGCAGGCCTCCGCGGTCGGCGCCACGTACACGCGGACCAGCGCGTGGGAGGGCGGCTACGCCGGTCGGTACGTGGTCACCAACGAGACGGGCACGGCCCGGTCGGACTGGACTCTGGAGTTCGACCTGCCGGAGGGCACGCGAATCGGCTCGCTGTGGAACGGCGAGCACACGGTCGACGGTTCCCATGTCACCGTTCGACCGGCGAGCTGGAACACGACGCTGGAGCCCGGCACCTCCGTCACGGTGGGGTTCGTCACCACCGTCGACGGCACCGCCGGCGACCCACTGTCCTGTCGCGTCGACGGCGCGGCCTGCTCCGCCGACGGCGGTTCCGAGCCTGAGCCCACCGACACCCCCACTCCGACGGACAGCGCCTCGCCTTCCCCGTCGGAGTCCGTGCCCGCCGAGCCGGCGGATCCCACCCCGACCGACCCCACGAGCACCTCGCCCGCCCCTGGGGACACGGCTCGGTACGCCCCGTACGTCGACACCTCCCTCTACCCCGCCTACGACCTCCTCGACACCGCCGAGCGAACGGGTGTGAAGGACTTCAATCTGGCCTTCGTCACGGCAGGCGCGGGCTGCGCCCCGCTGTGGGGCGGGGTGACCGCCCTCGAAGACGATCATGTCGCCGCCCAGATCGACGCCCTGCGGGCGAAGGGCGGAGACGTGCGCGTCTCCTTCGGTGGAGCGGCCGGCCGGGAGCTGGCCCTCGGATGCGCGAGCGTCGACGACTTGGCGGCGGCCTACGCTCGCGTCGTGGACGCCTACGGTCTGACCAAGGTCGACTTCGACGTGGAAGGGGCCGCGTTGCCGGACACCGCCGCCAACTCCCGTCGTGCGCGGGCCGTCGCCCGCCTTCAGCAGGACCATCCCGGCCTGGACGTCTCCTTCACCCTGCCGGCCATGCCGGAGGGTCTGACCCCTCACGGCGTCGAACTCCTGGCGGACGCGAAGCGACAGGGCGTCCGCGTGGACGCGGTCAACATCATGGCCATGGACTACGGCCCCGCCTACGACGGCGACATGGGCGAGTACGCGATCCAGGCCGCCACGGCCACCCAGGCCCAGATCAAGGAAACGCTCGGGTTGTCGGACGCCAACGCCTGGAACACGGTCGCCGTGACGCCGATGATCGGTGTGAACGACGTGGCCGGCGAGGTCTTCACGGTCCAGGACGCCACGGAACTGGTGGAGTTCGCCCGCTCCCGCGACCTGGCGTGGCTCTCGATGTGGTCCGCCACGCGCGACAAGCAGTGCCCCGGTGGAGCCAAGCCCTACGCCGACGCCACGTGCAGCTCGATCGTCCAGGAGCCGCTGGCCTTCACCGAGGCCTTCGCCGCCTACCGCTGA